In one window of Gemmatimonadota bacterium DNA:
- a CDS encoding DUF4956 domain-containing protein, translated as MDEFIRQASGGGVSGFGVAETFAALFLSFGLCLILAYIYRQTHRGLSYSVSFVHAMILMGVTVAVIMLVIGSNIARAFTLVGALSIIRFRNAVKDSRDVAFIFLTMAVGMAVGTGFYLTAVIFTISVSFMVYFLSRFEIGATVSREQLLKLHVPPEVEYHTAFNDLFFRYAREQALLSVETLRDGGALELIYSLELKPDADEAKFLGELRGITRGGKVALLTGKENIDV; from the coding sequence GTGGACGAATTCATCCGGCAGGCATCGGGCGGCGGGGTGTCGGGGTTCGGCGTCGCGGAGACCTTCGCGGCGCTGTTCCTGAGCTTCGGGCTGTGCCTGATCCTGGCGTACATCTACCGGCAGACGCACCGCGGCCTGTCCTACTCGGTGTCGTTCGTGCACGCCATGATCCTCATGGGCGTGACGGTGGCGGTGATCATGCTGGTCATCGGCAGCAACATCGCCCGGGCGTTCACGCTGGTGGGTGCGCTGTCGATCATCCGCTTCCGGAACGCGGTGAAGGACTCCCGCGACGTGGCATTCATCTTCCTCACCATGGCGGTGGGGATGGCGGTCGGCACCGGGTTCTACCTGACCGCGGTGATCTTCACGATCTCGGTCTCGTTCATGGTCTACTTCCTGTCGCGGTTCGAGATCGGCGCCACGGTGAGCCGGGAGCAGCTGCTCAAGCTGCACGTGCCGCCCGAGGTCGAGTATCACACCGCGTTCAACGACCTGTTCTTCCGCTACGCCCGGGAGCAGGCGCTGCTGTCCGTGGAAACCCTGCGGGACGGCGGCGCCCTGGAGCTCATCTACTCGCTGGAGCTCAAGCCCGACGCCGACGAGGCGAAGTTCCTCGGCGAGCTGCGCGGCATTACCCGCGGTGGCAAGGTGGCGCTCCTGACGGGCAAGGAAAACATCGACGTATGA
- a CDS encoding polyphosphate polymerase domain-containing protein, translating to MPTYTATLNRFEVKYLVATRRVPEFLRELGDYTTPDPHDLGGRGYGILSIYWDTADWRLFWEKVEGLKFRRKLRFRRYGDSKDVMIEVKQREDRTVQKRRANWPLARLREAFPLGGRPNWDAVGDDPVGTEATLMIERLHLLPRMAVLYRRRALFGAFDPELRITLDSRIQYSTTALDLGQPLETGKYVMDPRVTVLEVKYNHRAPVWFSKVARRHELSMVRMSKYCTAVDKACFGHQLT from the coding sequence ATGCCGACGTATACCGCCACCCTCAATCGCTTCGAGGTGAAGTACCTGGTGGCCACCCGCCGGGTGCCCGAGTTCCTGCGCGAGCTGGGGGACTACACCACCCCGGACCCGCATGACCTGGGGGGCCGGGGCTATGGCATTCTGTCGATCTACTGGGATACTGCCGACTGGCGGCTGTTCTGGGAGAAGGTCGAGGGACTGAAATTCCGGCGGAAGCTGCGGTTCCGGCGCTACGGGGACAGCAAAGACGTCATGATCGAGGTCAAGCAGCGGGAGGACCGGACGGTCCAGAAGCGGCGCGCCAACTGGCCGCTGGCCAGGCTGCGGGAGGCCTTCCCCCTGGGGGGACGCCCCAACTGGGACGCCGTGGGTGACGACCCGGTGGGCACCGAGGCCACCCTGATGATCGAGCGGCTGCACCTCCTGCCGCGGATGGCGGTCCTGTACCGGCGGCGGGCGCTGTTCGGTGCCTTCGATCCGGAGCTCCGGATCACGCTCGATTCCCGGATCCAGTACTCCACCACCGCCCTCGACCTGGGGCAGCCGCTCGAGACCGGGAAGTACGTGATGGACCCGCGGGTGACGGTGCTCGAGGTCAAGTACAACCATCGCGCGCCGGTCTGGTTCTCGAAGGTGGCGCGGCGGCACGAGCTGTCGATGGTGCGGATGTCCAAGTACTGCACGGCCGTGGACAAGGCGTGCTTCGGGCACCAGCTGACGTAG
- a CDS encoding oligosaccharide flippase family protein translates to MTGTERPVARGFLALGLGEALARLLAFAAMVVAARRLGPAMYGVVGVASALTLYLNRVVDWGLELGLGVREVAARRESLARALPALLTSRLLLASALIAAAVALSLAVLPAPDAAVVATTTLTLTAVALGTRWAHIGLGQTRTAAVGTVVGQALFAVLLVALVRGPGDVARVPLAQLAGDLGAALLWLLALRRAGQPLPVRLDRAVVAPLVPRGAALMASALLGIFIFNAGLIFLRTQRGAAAAGYYTAAYTLVTFFLNVGIAYSLALLPELTRTRDDPGAQRRVAHTAAAQVLTLSLPIAVGGALLAGEVASLFYGPGYGPAGRPLGILLWTLPLCVLRDVPIMVLQATGRESAVLRLTAWAAGINLVLTAVLVARYGLVGAAWAGVATEAARLALAYGSIRQQGLDLPPIRRLWRTGLALAAMAGAVLAVPGLMVLLRVGIGGVAYLSVLTLTGAIQLRAGGRPRLAV, encoded by the coding sequence GTGACCGGCACTGAGCGCCCCGTCGCCCGGGGCTTCCTGGCCCTGGGCCTCGGCGAGGCCCTGGCCCGGCTGCTGGCCTTTGCCGCCATGGTGGTGGCCGCCCGCCGGCTGGGTCCCGCGATGTACGGCGTGGTCGGCGTCGCCAGCGCGCTCACCCTGTATCTCAATCGGGTCGTCGACTGGGGCCTGGAACTCGGGCTCGGCGTGCGCGAGGTTGCCGCGCGGCGCGAGAGCCTGGCCCGCGCGCTCCCGGCCCTCCTCACCAGCCGCCTCCTGCTCGCCAGCGCCCTCATCGCCGCCGCGGTGGCGCTGAGCCTGGCCGTGCTGCCGGCGCCCGACGCCGCGGTCGTGGCCACGACCACCCTGACCCTGACGGCCGTGGCGCTCGGCACCCGGTGGGCGCACATCGGGCTCGGCCAGACCCGCACGGCGGCGGTCGGAACCGTGGTGGGGCAGGCGCTCTTTGCGGTGCTGCTGGTGGCGCTGGTGCGCGGCCCGGGCGACGTGGCGCGGGTGCCACTGGCCCAGCTGGCCGGCGACCTCGGGGCGGCGCTGCTGTGGCTGCTGGCGCTGCGCCGCGCGGGCCAGCCGTTGCCCGTGCGCCTCGACCGCGCGGTGGTGGCGCCGCTGGTGCCGCGGGGCGCCGCCCTGATGGCCAGCGCGCTCCTCGGCATCTTCATTTTCAACGCGGGACTCATCTTCCTGCGCACGCAGCGGGGCGCGGCCGCCGCGGGCTATTACACCGCCGCGTACACCCTCGTCACCTTCTTCCTGAACGTGGGCATCGCCTACAGCCTGGCGCTCCTCCCGGAACTCACCCGGACGCGGGACGATCCGGGGGCCCAGCGGCGGGTGGCGCACACCGCCGCGGCCCAGGTGCTTACCCTGAGCCTGCCCATCGCGGTCGGCGGCGCGCTGCTGGCCGGCGAGGTTGCGAGCCTGTTCTACGGCCCGGGCTACGGACCGGCCGGACGGCCGCTCGGCATCCTGCTATGGACCCTGCCGCTCTGCGTGCTGCGCGATGTCCCGATCATGGTGCTGCAGGCCACCGGGCGGGAATCGGCCGTGCTGCGCCTGACCGCCTGGGCGGCCGGGATCAACCTCGTGCTGACGGCGGTGCTCGTGGCGCGCTACGGCCTGGTCGGCGCCGCATGGGCGGGGGTGGCTACCGAGGCCGCCCGACTGGCCCTGGCCTACGGGTCGATCCGGCAGCAGGGTCTGGACCTGCCCCCGATCCGCCGGCTGTGGCGGACCGGGCTGGCGCTGGCGGCGATGGCCGGGGCGGTGCTGGCGGTGCCCGGCCTGATGGTGCTCCTCCGTGTGGGGATCGGGGGGGTGGCCTATCTCAGCGTCCTGACCCTGACCGGCGCCATCCAGCTGCGGGCCGGGGGTCGGCCCCGCCTGGCCGTCTGA
- a CDS encoding SGNH/GDSL hydrolase family protein: MTSIPSGLPVGAAAARAGADARATAVTPAALVLATAQLALLVLLVRIFRLESVSFYQVMQLMLVGFVVHALLPLRYRLPFFVLLSFGALYVVLNRDALWVIGLGLGLIGLCHLPFRWPVRLGAVLVAVALLALLRTQALANGIPPHVWPVLGGLFMFRLAVYLYNLKHNEVPTSPWRSLAYLFMLPNPSFTLFPVVDYKTFARQYYDADEGRMYRLGLKWMLRGMVQLLGYRMVYHFMVLDQSELGSLSEVVIYVVATYGLYLRVSGQFHLIIGALHLFGFRLPETHHRYYLSSSFLDLWRRINIYWKDFMMKLVYYPSFFRFRARGSTFALMAATAIVFVITWLLHSYQWFWLRGSFPLRFTDLVFWLMLGVAVAVLTLRESRAPKVKSLKRRGWSLGTGLKTAGFFLLMCTLWSLWSSATFAEWLSIWRPALNVDLKGVLLLAGIIVGFTLVGGYPWGPADLVRPDQTRLGTLDYARSLAPQAAMACGLMALCLPATREAFGPEYNGVVALVQDTRLNRRDQQLEQRGYYENLDVARFDTRAWESRIQKPLDWVELKETEAFLPRRDFLMADNRPGVFLPKHKGKPLTMNRWGMRDQDYDQVKPASTYRVALLGPSDIMGSGVGDGETFEAVLERRLNLEVAGERYRRFEILNFGIPGIGVIQQLFVLEDRVMAFQPDLIVVSAHAQDARTVVLHLKRVVDSGFPIPYPFVQQVVEASGVTPGMGETEFQQRMRPHRQALFDSTYAHLARAAAATGQQPIVLLLRPPTDDVDPMDITRDAAARAGFDLIDLSRGVYPMLSEPGYRVAPWDYHPNAEAQKLTADRLYEELSRRDARLQLGFTRAPRP; encoded by the coding sequence ATGACCAGCATTCCCTCCGGCCTGCCCGTCGGGGCGGCCGCCGCGCGCGCGGGCGCCGACGCGCGCGCCACGGCGGTGACTCCCGCCGCCCTCGTCCTGGCCACCGCGCAGCTCGCGCTGCTGGTGCTGCTGGTGCGGATCTTCCGGCTGGAGAGCGTCTCGTTCTACCAGGTGATGCAGCTGATGCTGGTGGGCTTCGTGGTCCACGCGCTGCTGCCGCTCCGCTACCGGCTGCCCTTCTTCGTGCTGCTGTCCTTCGGCGCGCTCTACGTGGTGCTCAACCGCGATGCGCTCTGGGTGATCGGCCTGGGCCTCGGCCTGATCGGGCTCTGCCACCTGCCGTTCCGCTGGCCGGTCCGGCTCGGGGCGGTGCTGGTCGCGGTGGCCCTGCTGGCCCTGCTCCGCACCCAGGCGCTGGCCAACGGCATCCCGCCGCATGTCTGGCCGGTGCTCGGCGGGCTGTTCATGTTCCGCCTGGCGGTGTACCTCTACAACCTCAAGCACAACGAGGTCCCCACCTCGCCGTGGCGCAGCCTGGCGTACCTGTTCATGCTGCCCAACCCGAGCTTCACGCTCTTCCCGGTGGTGGACTACAAGACCTTCGCCCGGCAGTACTACGACGCCGACGAGGGCCGGATGTATCGGCTGGGGCTCAAGTGGATGCTGCGGGGCATGGTGCAGCTGCTCGGCTACCGGATGGTGTACCATTTCATGGTGCTCGACCAGAGCGAGCTGGGCTCGCTGTCCGAGGTGGTCATCTACGTGGTGGCCACCTACGGCCTGTACCTGCGCGTCTCGGGCCAGTTCCACCTGATCATCGGGGCCCTGCACCTCTTCGGGTTCCGCCTGCCGGAGACGCACCACCGGTACTACCTCTCCAGCAGCTTCCTGGACCTCTGGCGGCGGATCAACATCTACTGGAAGGACTTCATGATGAAGCTGGTGTACTATCCCAGCTTCTTCCGGTTCCGCGCGCGCGGCAGCACATTCGCCCTGATGGCCGCCACGGCGATCGTGTTCGTGATCACCTGGCTGCTGCACTCCTACCAGTGGTTCTGGCTGCGGGGGAGCTTCCCGCTCCGGTTCACCGACCTCGTCTTCTGGCTGATGCTGGGCGTGGCCGTGGCGGTGCTCACCCTGCGCGAGTCGCGGGCGCCGAAGGTGAAGAGCCTCAAGCGCCGCGGCTGGAGCCTGGGCACCGGGCTCAAGACGGCCGGGTTCTTCCTGCTCATGTGCACGCTGTGGTCGTTGTGGAGCTCGGCCACCTTCGCCGAATGGCTCTCCATCTGGCGCCCGGCGCTCAACGTTGACCTCAAGGGCGTGCTGCTGCTCGCGGGTATCATCGTGGGCTTCACGCTGGTGGGCGGCTATCCCTGGGGCCCCGCCGACCTGGTGCGCCCCGACCAGACCCGCCTCGGCACCCTCGACTACGCCCGGTCCTTGGCGCCGCAGGCCGCCATGGCCTGCGGGCTGATGGCGCTCTGCCTCCCGGCGACGCGCGAGGCGTTCGGCCCGGAGTACAACGGCGTGGTGGCCCTGGTGCAGGATACCCGGCTCAACCGGCGCGACCAGCAGCTGGAGCAGCGCGGCTACTACGAGAACCTCGACGTGGCGCGCTTCGACACCCGGGCGTGGGAGTCGCGGATCCAGAAGCCGCTCGACTGGGTGGAGCTCAAGGAAACCGAGGCCTTCCTGCCGCGGCGCGACTTCCTGATGGCGGACAACCGGCCCGGCGTGTTCCTCCCGAAGCACAAGGGCAAGCCGCTCACCATGAATCGCTGGGGGATGCGGGACCAGGACTACGACCAGGTCAAGCCCGCCAGCACCTATCGGGTCGCGCTGCTCGGTCCCTCCGACATCATGGGCTCCGGCGTGGGCGACGGCGAGACCTTCGAGGCGGTGCTCGAGCGGCGGCTCAACCTCGAGGTCGCGGGCGAGCGCTACCGGCGCTTCGAGATCCTCAACTTCGGCATCCCGGGCATCGGGGTGATCCAGCAGCTCTTCGTGCTGGAGGACCGGGTCATGGCGTTCCAGCCGGACCTCATCGTGGTGTCGGCGCACGCGCAGGACGCGCGGACGGTGGTGCTCCACCTGAAGCGGGTGGTGGACTCCGGCTTCCCGATCCCCTATCCCTTCGTACAGCAGGTGGTCGAGGCGTCCGGGGTCACCCCTGGCATGGGTGAGACCGAGTTCCAGCAGCGCATGCGCCCGCACCGCCAGGCGCTGTTCGACTCGACCTACGCGCACCTGGCCCGCGCCGCGGCGGCCACCGGGCAGCAACCGATCGTGCTGCTGCTGCGGCCGCCAACCGACGACGTGGACCCGATGGACATCACCCGCGACGCGGCGGCGCGCGCCGGGTTCGACCTGATCGACCTGAGCCGCGGGGTGTATCCGATGCTCAGCGAGCCCGGGTACCGGGTGGCACCGTGGGACTACCATCCCAACGCCGAGGCCCAGAAGCTCACCGCCGACCGCCTCTACGAGGAGCTGAGCCGACGCGACGCCAGGCTGCAACTGGGGTTCACCCGAGCGCCGCGCCCCTGA
- a CDS encoding amino acid adenylation domain-containing protein has protein sequence MACLHGWLDASAARAPGSTAIVDPGRGTITYGDLAHLSDRVRDRLWAMGVRPGDRVGMFLGKSIDSVATIFGILKAGAAYTPVDPDSPGGRAAFILTNAAVRVVVVEERRAAELTAEATTLGASLPLLRLPTTGGGAGLVAALDAADRSTPVPVVPSHDPGLDGLAYILYTSGSTGKPKGVMLTHRAAMSFVDWCTDIFAPTADDVFSSHAPFHFDLSVLDLYLSLKHGATLVLIGEEQGKDPATLAPLIAEQRISIWYSTPSILSLLAQYGKLERHNYGRLRHVLFAGEVFPVPQLRAIKAAWPHPRYWNLYGPTETNVCTYYEVPAGPIPPERSEPYPIGRCCEHLRCRVVDLDDRDLPRGEEGELVVAGPGIMTGYWNLPDRNATAFLVDEAGVPWYHTGDLVVEEPNGDYIFHGRRDRMVKRRGYRVELGEIESAFAAHPDVREVAVVSHSAADGAVTITVWLAPKTGDRLSIIALKKYAMEKLPKYMIPDAFGFVPALDRTSTDKIDYQTLKARGTP, from the coding sequence ATGGCCTGCCTGCATGGCTGGCTCGACGCCTCCGCGGCCCGGGCGCCGGGGAGCACGGCCATCGTGGACCCCGGACGGGGCACGATCACCTACGGCGATCTCGCGCACCTGTCGGACCGGGTGCGGGACCGCCTGTGGGCCATGGGGGTACGGCCGGGCGACCGGGTCGGGATGTTCCTCGGCAAGTCCATCGACTCGGTGGCCACCATCTTCGGGATCCTCAAGGCCGGCGCGGCGTACACGCCGGTGGATCCGGACTCGCCCGGCGGTCGCGCGGCCTTCATCCTCACCAACGCGGCGGTGCGCGTGGTAGTGGTGGAAGAGCGGCGGGCCGCGGAGCTCACCGCCGAGGCCACCACGCTCGGAGCGTCACTCCCGCTGCTGCGGCTGCCCACGACCGGTGGCGGGGCGGGGCTGGTGGCGGCGCTCGACGCCGCCGACCGCTCCACGCCGGTGCCCGTGGTGCCCAGCCATGACCCCGGCCTCGATGGCCTCGCCTACATCCTGTATACCTCCGGGTCCACCGGGAAGCCCAAGGGCGTGATGCTGACGCACCGGGCCGCGATGAGCTTCGTGGACTGGTGCACCGACATCTTCGCGCCGACCGCCGACGACGTCTTCAGCTCGCACGCGCCGTTCCACTTCGACCTCTCGGTGCTGGACCTCTACCTCTCGCTCAAGCACGGCGCCACGCTGGTGCTGATCGGGGAGGAGCAGGGCAAGGACCCGGCGACGCTGGCGCCGCTGATCGCAGAGCAGCGCATTTCCATCTGGTATTCGACGCCGAGCATCCTGAGCCTGCTGGCCCAGTACGGCAAGCTGGAGCGCCACAATTATGGCCGCCTCCGGCACGTGCTGTTCGCCGGCGAGGTCTTCCCGGTGCCGCAGCTCCGGGCCATCAAGGCCGCCTGGCCGCACCCGCGGTACTGGAACCTGTACGGCCCCACCGAGACCAACGTCTGCACCTACTACGAGGTGCCGGCCGGGCCGATCCCGCCGGAGCGGAGCGAGCCGTACCCGATCGGGCGCTGCTGCGAGCACCTGCGCTGCCGGGTGGTGGACCTCGATGACCGCGACCTGCCGCGGGGCGAGGAGGGGGAGCTGGTCGTGGCCGGACCGGGCATCATGACCGGCTACTGGAACCTCCCGGACCGCAATGCCACCGCCTTCCTGGTGGATGAGGCCGGGGTGCCGTGGTACCACACCGGGGACCTGGTCGTGGAGGAGCCCAATGGCGACTACATCTTCCACGGCCGCCGCGACCGGATGGTCAAGCGGCGCGGGTACCGGGTGGAGCTCGGGGAGATCGAGTCCGCGTTTGCCGCGCATCCGGACGTCCGGGAGGTGGCGGTGGTCTCGCACAGCGCGGCCGACGGCGCGGTGACGATCACCGTGTGGCTGGCGCCCAAGACCGGGGACCGGCTGTCGATCATCGCCCTCAAGAAGTACGCGATGGAGAAGCTCCCCAAGTACATGATCCCGGATGCGTTCGGCTTCGTTCCCGCCCTCGACCGCACCTCGACCGACAAGATCGACTACCAGACGCTCAAGGCCCGGGGCACGCCATGA
- a CDS encoding acyl carrier protein encodes MEDIQGQVKQYILATFLKGEDPSALRSDTPLITGGILDSLATLELVSFLEQKFGIQFEAHEVDAERLDTLDAITAMVQGKMARV; translated from the coding sequence ATGGAAGACATTCAGGGTCAGGTCAAGCAGTACATCCTCGCGACCTTCCTCAAGGGCGAGGACCCGTCGGCCCTCCGGTCCGACACCCCGCTGATCACCGGCGGCATCCTCGACTCGCTCGCCACCCTGGAGCTGGTCTCGTTCCTGGAACAGAAGTTCGGGATCCAGTTCGAGGCCCACGAGGTGGACGCCGAACGGCTCGACACCCTGGACGCCATCACGGCGATGGTCCAGGGCAAGATGGCCCGGGTCTAG
- a CDS encoding SGNH/GDSL hydrolase family protein, which translates to MILVMFVTWLLHAYAWFWIIGTPLFTATDMAFWGLLGALVVITAARDARGGAARQAAARRRTWDFGRGVATFATCATLCVLWSLWTADSITDWLAMFGAAKVVTVGAVAALVLVAAGHITIAAYNWEQAPTLPAWARLAAWQRQAVQSGALLAGMAVLALPGVAGRLGRPTFEVMQVFRQGILNQRDLAREVRGYYENMGDAGADLLKPWEGTAPRAETIIEAGVGFRRDDFMIYGLYPSVSRTYQGKRFTTNRWGMRDQDYELAKPAGVRRIAILGPSDVMGYAVDDGEPYEAVLEASLNARGRGRYEVLNFGVQAFSPLQQALYIDETVLRFSPDLIIMTLHNQDLGLIARRVVGVLNNRFPIPVPPLAAAVEGAGLDSGATFEQVYRALRPTGDDILFWAVDRAASRAAQAGARFVLMGVTLPTERPGRNIAAIRREALARGYQYIDLTDVWDGSERKDIRVGPWDQHPNAAGYRLIAARLERELIARDSILHLGLGQGSEATTTGGGQ; encoded by the coding sequence ATGATCCTGGTCATGTTCGTCACCTGGCTGCTGCACGCCTACGCCTGGTTCTGGATCATCGGGACGCCGCTCTTCACCGCCACCGACATGGCCTTCTGGGGCCTGCTGGGCGCCCTGGTGGTCATCACGGCGGCCCGCGACGCCCGGGGCGGCGCGGCGCGCCAGGCCGCCGCGCGGCGGCGCACCTGGGACTTCGGTCGCGGGGTGGCCACCTTCGCGACCTGCGCCACCCTCTGCGTGCTCTGGTCGCTGTGGACCGCGGACTCGATCACCGACTGGCTGGCCATGTTCGGCGCGGCGAAGGTGGTGACCGTGGGCGCCGTCGCGGCGCTGGTGCTGGTGGCCGCGGGCCACATCACGATCGCGGCCTACAACTGGGAGCAGGCCCCGACGCTGCCCGCATGGGCCCGGCTCGCGGCCTGGCAGCGCCAGGCGGTCCAGTCCGGCGCGCTGCTTGCGGGGATGGCCGTGCTCGCGCTGCCCGGGGTGGCGGGGCGCCTGGGCCGGCCCACCTTCGAGGTGATGCAGGTCTTCCGGCAGGGGATCCTCAACCAGCGCGACCTGGCCCGCGAGGTCCGGGGCTACTACGAAAACATGGGCGACGCCGGGGCCGACCTGCTCAAGCCGTGGGAGGGCACGGCCCCACGGGCAGAGACCATCATTGAGGCGGGGGTGGGGTTCCGGCGCGACGATTTCATGATCTACGGACTGTACCCCTCGGTGTCCAGGACGTACCAGGGCAAGCGCTTCACCACCAACCGCTGGGGCATGCGGGACCAGGACTACGAGCTTGCCAAGCCGGCGGGGGTGCGTCGGATCGCCATCCTCGGGCCCTCGGACGTGATGGGGTACGCCGTGGACGACGGGGAGCCCTACGAGGCGGTGCTGGAGGCGTCCCTGAACGCGCGGGGCCGCGGGCGCTACGAGGTGCTCAACTTCGGGGTGCAGGCGTTCAGCCCCCTGCAGCAGGCGCTCTACATCGACGAGACGGTGCTGCGGTTCAGCCCCGACCTCATCATCATGACGCTGCACAACCAGGACCTGGGGCTCATCGCCCGCCGGGTGGTCGGGGTGCTCAACAACCGCTTCCCCATCCCGGTGCCCCCCCTGGCGGCGGCGGTCGAGGGGGCCGGGCTCGACTCGGGGGCCACCTTCGAGCAGGTCTACCGGGCCCTGCGGCCGACCGGCGACGACATCCTGTTCTGGGCGGTGGACCGGGCGGCCAGCCGGGCGGCCCAGGCCGGGGCGCGATTCGTGCTCATGGGGGTGACCCTCCCCACCGAGCGGCCCGGCCGGAACATCGCCGCCATCCGCCGCGAGGCGCTGGCCCGGGGCTACCAGTACATCGACCTGACGGACGTCTGGGACGGGTCGGAGCGGAAGGACATTCGTGTCGGGCCCTGGGACCAGCACCCCAACGCCGCGGGGTACCGCCTGATCGCCGCGCGGCTGGAACGCGAATTGATTGCACGTGACAGCATCCTCCACCTCGGCCTTGGCCAGGGGTCGGAGGCCACCACCACCGGAGGGGGGCAGTAG
- a CDS encoding acyl-CoA dehydrogenase family protein — protein sequence MDFAWSAEQLEFRGMVVDFARKALQDDLIARDAKGEFSREHWQRCGEFGIQGLPFPEAYGGGGRDILSTILAMEALGYACKDNGLLFGLAAQMWSVQMPIFRFGTEAQKQKYLPRLNSGEWVGAHGMSEPDSGSDAFALRTTATQDGQSWVLNGTKTFVSEAPVADVFVVFATLDRGKGALGLTAFLVERDTPGFGVGKKIGKMGLRTSPMAELFFDNCRLPAECLLGRAGRGVQIFNDSMEWERACILASNLGTLERLIEDSVRYAKERKQFGQAIGAFQAVSHKLADMRTRLEAARLLLYQAAWAKDVGQNPGPAAAMAKLYLGEAMVQACLDAVQIRGGYGYTTEYEVERDLRDAVGGTLYSGTSEIQRNLIVRSLGL from the coding sequence ATGGATTTCGCCTGGTCTGCCGAGCAGCTCGAGTTCCGGGGCATGGTGGTGGATTTTGCCCGCAAGGCCCTGCAGGACGACCTCATCGCCCGCGACGCGAAGGGAGAATTCTCCCGCGAGCACTGGCAGCGGTGCGGGGAGTTCGGCATTCAGGGGCTGCCCTTTCCGGAGGCGTACGGCGGGGGCGGGCGGGACATCCTCTCCACCATCCTGGCGATGGAGGCCCTGGGTTACGCCTGCAAGGACAACGGGCTGCTGTTCGGCCTGGCGGCGCAGATGTGGAGCGTCCAGATGCCGATCTTCCGGTTCGGCACCGAGGCGCAGAAGCAGAAGTACCTGCCGCGGCTCAACAGCGGCGAGTGGGTCGGGGCACACGGCATGAGCGAGCCGGACTCCGGGTCGGATGCGTTCGCCCTGCGCACCACGGCGACCCAGGATGGGCAGAGCTGGGTGCTCAACGGGACCAAGACCTTCGTGAGCGAGGCGCCGGTCGCGGATGTCTTCGTGGTGTTCGCCACCCTCGACCGGGGGAAGGGGGCCCTGGGCCTGACCGCGTTCCTGGTGGAGCGAGATACGCCGGGCTTCGGGGTGGGCAAGAAGATCGGCAAGATGGGGCTGCGCACCTCGCCGATGGCGGAACTTTTCTTCGACAACTGCCGGCTCCCGGCGGAGTGCCTGCTCGGCCGCGCCGGGCGCGGGGTCCAGATCTTCAACGACTCCATGGAATGGGAACGGGCCTGCATCCTCGCGAGCAACCTGGGCACCCTGGAGCGGCTGATCGAGGACAGTGTCCGCTATGCCAAGGAGCGGAAGCAGTTCGGCCAGGCCATCGGGGCGTTCCAGGCGGTGTCGCACAAGCTCGCGGACATGCGGACCCGGCTCGAGGCGGCGCGGCTGCTGCTGTACCAGGCGGCGTGGGCCAAGGACGTGGGCCAGAACCCCGGCCCCGCGGCCGCGATGGCCAAGCTCTATCTGGGAGAGGCGATGGTGCAGGCCTGCCTCGACGCGGTGCAGATCCGGGGAGGGTACGGCTACACCACCGAATACGAGGTGGAGCGGGACCTGCGTGACGCGGTGGGCGGCACGCTCTACTCCGGCACCTCGGAAATCCAGCGGAATCTGATCGTCCGTAGCCTGGGGCTCTGA